In the Candidatus Saccharimonas aalborgensis genome, one interval contains:
- a CDS encoding endonuclease/exonuclease/phosphatase family protein has product MKIMSLNMWQGRLERVLLKHLENSGVDFACMQEAVDYDGQSLGLITSYQKVGKSLGLHEQFFSKLISSKLGDKELAFGNAIYSNIPFMQTSTVFTRGEYKNDFNFDEDDYNIRAFQHVQVVIGGKKLNILNHHGHHIDSHKLGDEETMRQVKQLCDYIKGLDGSVILCGDFNLAPESESIKLIDSCLDNLSVKHSLKTTRSKLTYKNEVCDYIFASSDIKVNSFMMDETIISDHNALILDFDLV; this is encoded by the coding sequence ATGAAGATAATGTCACTCAATATGTGGCAGGGACGTCTAGAGCGTGTTCTGCTAAAACATCTAGAAAATTCGGGCGTAGACTTTGCCTGTATGCAGGAAGCAGTTGACTACGATGGACAGTCGTTAGGACTAATCACTTCCTACCAAAAAGTAGGAAAGAGCCTGGGCTTACATGAGCAATTTTTCTCGAAACTAATTTCAAGCAAATTAGGCGATAAAGAACTGGCATTTGGAAACGCAATTTATTCCAATATCCCTTTTATGCAGACGAGCACGGTATTTACTAGGGGTGAGTATAAAAACGATTTTAATTTTGACGAGGACGATTACAACATTCGCGCCTTCCAACATGTTCAGGTAGTAATAGGCGGCAAAAAGCTGAATATCTTAAATCACCATGGGCACCATATTGACTCACATAAGCTGGGCGACGAAGAAACGATGCGTCAGGTTAAGCAGTTATGCGATTACATAAAAGGCCTTGACGGTTCGGTGATACTCTGTGGCGACTTCAACCTTGCGCCCGAAAGCGAATCAATAAAACTTATTGATTCGTGTCTAGATAATCTTTCAGTGAAGCATTCGCTCAAAACTACTCGCTCAAAACTAACATACAAAAATGAGGTGTGCGACTATATTTTTGCTAGTAGTGATATCAAAGTAAACAGCTTTATGATGGATGAAACGATCATTTCTGATCACAATGCGTTAATACTTGACTTTGATTTGGTGTAA
- a CDS encoding DUF4238 domain-containing protein gives MTKQITKKQHFAPRFYFKRFAVDNMLQTLDIQKGKLIKPRPYSGVCYADFYYAVETGKEDETSQVFEQFFGEIEDKFAKEYDNIIDAIWNYRPLTDQQLDTLAWFMASLWIRSPHMRNQVNKTMADGMKQMTTMMASHPNFTEGAKKAMEEEGHQVTDEQIEDARKTFVSGEYELTFDNNVNHLNLIAHCEEFYRWFLIKNWRFYLAKGSKKFVTTDTPVIEVFNNTGKTMVEKMYSNHIAQRRHYLALTPEILIELIDPLKSGKKQKRHAITNDEMIIQSNLLLVRWSKDYAYANNKEYLEDLLPFYTGVPTEVI, from the coding sequence ATGACAAAGCAGATAACAAAGAAACAACACTTCGCACCACGCTTTTACTTCAAGCGGTTTGCGGTTGATAATATGTTACAGACTTTAGATATTCAAAAAGGCAAACTCATAAAACCACGACCTTATAGCGGTGTCTGTTATGCCGACTTTTACTACGCCGTTGAAACTGGAAAAGAAGACGAAACAAGCCAAGTGTTTGAGCAGTTTTTCGGCGAGATTGAAGATAAGTTTGCCAAAGAATACGACAACATCATTGACGCAATATGGAATTATAGACCACTGACAGACCAACAGTTAGATACTCTTGCGTGGTTTATGGCGTCCTTGTGGATTAGAAGCCCGCATATGCGAAACCAAGTGAATAAGACTATGGCTGACGGTATGAAACAAATGACTACAATGATGGCTTCGCACCCGAACTTTACCGAAGGTGCTAAAAAGGCTATGGAAGAAGAAGGACATCAAGTAACCGATGAACAAATTGAAGACGCCAGAAAAACATTTGTAAGTGGCGAATACGAACTGACTTTTGATAATAACGTCAACCACCTAAACCTGATTGCCCACTGCGAAGAGTTTTACAGATGGTTTCTTATAAAAAACTGGCGGTTCTATCTAGCCAAAGGCTCAAAAAAGTTCGTAACTACGGACACGCCAGTGATTGAAGTTTTCAATAACACTGGTAAGACAATGGTTGAAAAAATGTACAGCAACCACATCGCCCAAAGACGACACTACCTTGCCCTGACACCTGAAATACTTATTGAACTTATAGACCCTCTAAAGTCTGGTAAAAAGCAGAAACGCCACGCTATAACAAATGATGAAATGATAATTCAGAGTAACTTACTACTTGTGCGTTGGTCTAAAGACTACGCATATGCCAACAACAAAGAGTATCTGGAAGACTTATTGCCCTTCTATACAGGCGTACCGACAGAAGTGATATAA
- a CDS encoding aldo/keto reductase yields the protein MTKVPTVTLYNGVQMPALGFGVFQMTNEEAEQSVYDALQAGYRLIDTAQSYQNEEAVGRGIKRSGVPREDIFLTTKLWLADATYEKTKEAFQRSLDKLGVEYVDLYLIHQPYNDVFGAWRAMEELYEAGKVKAIGVSNFTSVKVVDFVLNNKIKPMVNQIETHPFNQQAEARKILDEYGIIHEGWAPFAEGRQDLFTNETLARIAKAHGKSVGQVVLRWNIQRGVVAIPKSTHKERIVENFNVFDFELSDEDMTAIAGLDENKGLFVNHDDPEFVKALYAREIK from the coding sequence ATGACAAAAGTTCCGACAGTTACCCTATATAACGGTGTCCAAATGCCCGCTCTTGGCTTTGGTGTTTTTCAGATGACTAACGAAGAAGCCGAACAGAGCGTCTATGACGCATTACAGGCTGGGTATCGCCTTATAGACACCGCACAGTCGTATCAAAATGAAGAAGCCGTTGGTCGTGGTATCAAGCGTAGTGGTGTGCCACGAGAAGATATTTTTCTGACAACTAAATTGTGGCTCGCTGACGCTACCTACGAAAAGACAAAAGAGGCTTTTCAACGTTCACTAGATAAACTTGGCGTAGAATACGTTGATTTATATCTGATACACCAACCATATAATGACGTATTCGGTGCGTGGCGAGCGATGGAAGAATTGTATGAGGCAGGTAAAGTAAAAGCCATCGGCGTGTCTAACTTTACTAGTGTGAAGGTGGTTGATTTTGTGCTGAACAATAAAATCAAGCCAATGGTCAATCAGATTGAAACACACCCCTTCAATCAGCAAGCAGAAGCACGTAAGATTTTGGACGAATATGGCATTATTCACGAAGGCTGGGCACCTTTTGCGGAAGGCAGGCAAGACTTATTCACTAACGAAACGCTGGCTCGTATCGCAAAGGCACACGGCAAGTCTGTCGGGCAGGTTGTGTTACGTTGGAATATACAGCGTGGTGTGGTAGCCATACCAAAATCAACGCATAAAGAGCGTATAGTTGAAAACTTCAATGTGTTTGACTTTGAGTTGTCAGACGAAGATATGACCGCTATTGCTGGGCTGGACGAAAACAAGGGTCTGTTCGTCAATCACGATGACCCAGAGTTTGTAAAAGCACTGTATGCACGAGAGATAAAGTAG
- a CDS encoding DEAD/DEAH box helicase family protein — MAKTKTKINATLNDFLFNQIENDPAYIAWQADYTIPEYVTDNLSKTLREYQVVALKHFIWLYETDRANAKHLLFNMATGTGKTLVMASVVLYLYAQGYRNFLFLVHQIQIKDQALKNFTDYKFEKYLFNPKGVRVNGRNVAVKETKSIADADRNAINFMFFSTSLLYNRLLEDRENGLTAQDFVDNNVVVIADEAHRLNVDTRSKKKADVEEVRNWETAVLSAVKAREENLLLEYTATVDLANQAIHEKYKDKLVHRYDFLQFNRDGYSKDVKFLYNKEVHTEDQKRLLIINAVALSEYRRLLAEREMGVDMKPIVLVKSVKIAQSEEDRAFFDTVVSSLRPDDLKRLQELGKENHNHEHEILKDMFDWLREPKNGMVSQGDWEGLNKFVSEIRASFAHDNTLIYNSQKKEKAELLPLLDSPRNTIRAIFSVNALNEGWDVLSLYDIIHFDISEAKKVSLQDIQLIGRGARYFPYELPRSYKPDADDGRLALDFTQRNLEFDKDRRKFDNAPFERGRVLETFVYHFVKTGMFLENLQRDLLGEGIINEGVERKTITLKQKFLESETYKKGFVLVNHTVKRTKTTDDEIDTTFNRTIKAGLYNLRARGLSDYEQNQQIASQKTKVIRITDEFFAEPIIRKALVSAEANFFRYNNLVQHIPDLKTVDELIEKYLPKYEITYTYEDGKDIGLLNAQEKLQLLVGAILPEVRRRIDIFMPREAGSNKFRPVSLSQVFGREKNIYLMSFPSIDPATGEKVFISTDERAKAQSDHDNPDLQFNVEGADWYAYSENYGTSEEKRFVKYLASQIEDLHTKYKGSEIYLIRNELDYWLYSLKDGRRFSPDYMLIINDVVNQQLYYQVIIEPKGGHILEQDAWKEEALISLNDDSEVVFDTNENDKQAYKDYLAEMSKHGYKEIKPIGIKFYNTDPRPESEFALDFESKLLA; from the coding sequence ATGGCGAAAACGAAAACTAAAATAAATGCTACGCTCAATGACTTTCTGTTCAACCAGATAGAAAACGACCCTGCCTATATAGCGTGGCAAGCCGATTACACTATTCCCGAATACGTTACCGACAATTTGAGCAAGACCCTGCGTGAATACCAAGTAGTAGCCTTGAAGCACTTTATTTGGCTATACGAAACCGACAGAGCCAACGCCAAACACTTGTTGTTCAATATGGCGACTGGCACAGGAAAAACGCTTGTAATGGCGTCTGTGGTGCTTTATCTTTACGCACAAGGCTACCGCAACTTCTTGTTTCTAGTTCATCAAATACAAATCAAAGACCAAGCACTAAAAAACTTTACCGACTATAAGTTTGAGAAGTATTTGTTCAATCCAAAAGGCGTTCGTGTAAATGGGCGTAACGTAGCCGTAAAAGAAACAAAAAGCATAGCGGACGCTGACCGCAACGCTATCAACTTTATGTTTTTCAGCACCTCGCTACTTTATAACCGTCTGCTTGAAGACCGTGAAAACGGACTGACAGCCCAAGACTTTGTAGATAATAATGTAGTTGTTATTGCTGATGAGGCACACAGGCTGAACGTAGATACACGAAGCAAAAAGAAGGCTGATGTTGAAGAAGTGCGAAACTGGGAAACTGCCGTATTATCGGCGGTCAAGGCTCGTGAAGAAAACCTGTTACTTGAATACACGGCAACGGTTGATTTAGCCAATCAAGCCATACACGAAAAGTATAAAGATAAACTTGTTCATCGTTACGACTTTTTACAATTCAACCGTGATGGGTATAGCAAAGATGTGAAGTTCCTATACAACAAGGAAGTTCATACCGAAGACCAAAAGCGTCTGCTGATAATAAACGCTGTTGCTTTGAGTGAATACCGTAGACTTTTAGCCGAGCGTGAAATGGGCGTAGATATGAAACCGATTGTGCTGGTAAAGTCCGTAAAGATTGCCCAGAGCGAAGAAGACCGTGCGTTCTTTGATACGGTAGTTTCTAGTCTACGACCAGATGACTTGAAACGCTTACAGGAACTTGGCAAAGAAAATCACAATCACGAACACGAGATATTGAAGGATATGTTTGATTGGCTTCGTGAGCCTAAAAACGGTATGGTTTCGCAAGGCGACTGGGAAGGTTTGAACAAGTTCGTCAGTGAAATACGAGCCAGTTTTGCCCACGATAATACGCTGATATACAACAGCCAGAAGAAAGAAAAAGCCGAACTGTTGCCGTTACTGGACAGCCCACGTAATACTATTCGTGCCATATTTAGCGTCAATGCCTTGAACGAAGGCTGGGACGTATTGAGCCTTTACGACATAATCCACTTTGATATTAGCGAAGCCAAAAAGGTGTCGCTACAAGATATTCAGTTGATTGGTCGTGGGGCTAGGTATTTTCCGTATGAACTGCCACGCTCGTATAAACCTGACGCCGATGACGGTAGGCTCGCACTGGACTTTACGCAACGCAATTTAGAGTTTGATAAAGACCGCCGAAAGTTTGATAACGCACCTTTTGAGCGTGGGCGTGTGCTAGAAACCTTTGTGTATCACTTTGTAAAGACTGGTATGTTTCTAGAAAACTTACAGCGTGATTTGCTTGGCGAAGGCATTATAAACGAAGGTGTTGAGCGAAAGACCATTACGCTCAAACAGAAGTTTCTTGAAAGCGAAACCTACAAGAAAGGCTTTGTGCTGGTCAATCATACAGTCAAGCGAACCAAAACAACCGATGATGAAATAGACACTACTTTCAACCGCACTATAAAGGCAGGCTTGTATAATCTGCGAGCAAGGGGCTTGTCTGACTACGAGCAAAACCAACAAATTGCGAGCCAGAAAACAAAAGTTATTCGCATTACCGATGAGTTTTTTGCTGAGCCTATTATTCGCAAAGCGTTAGTTTCAGCCGAAGCAAACTTTTTCCGCTACAACAACTTGGTTCAGCATATACCTGACTTGAAGACGGTTGATGAGCTGATTGAGAAGTATCTGCCTAAATACGAGATTACCTACACTTACGAAGACGGCAAAGACATTGGCTTACTGAACGCACAGGAAAAACTACAATTGCTTGTTGGTGCGATATTGCCAGAAGTTCGTAGACGTATAGACATTTTTATGCCAAGAGAAGCAGGCAGTAACAAGTTTCGCCCAGTGTCGTTATCGCAGGTGTTCGGTAGGGAAAAGAACATATACCTTATGTCATTTCCGTCCATTGACCCTGCTACTGGCGAGAAGGTGTTTATTAGCACTGACGAGCGAGCCAAAGCCCAAAGCGACCACGACAATCCTGACTTACAGTTCAACGTAGAAGGTGCTGACTGGTATGCGTATAGCGAAAACTACGGTACGAGCGAAGAAAAACGCTTTGTGAAATATCTTGCGAGCCAGATTGAAGACTTACACACCAAATACAAAGGTTCGGAAATATACCTTATTCGTAACGAACTAGACTACTGGCTATATAGCCTAAAAGATGGTCGCAGGTTTAGCCCAGACTATATGCTTATTATCAACGATGTGGTCAATCAACAGTTGTATTATCAAGTCATTATTGAGCCAAAGGGCGGACATATACTTGAACAAGACGCTTGGAAAGAAGAAGCCTTGATAAGCCTAAACGATGACAGTGAAGTTGTGTTTGATACCAACGAAAACGATAAGCAGGCATACAAAGACTATCTGGCTGAAATGAGTAAGCACGGCTACAAAGAAATAAAGCCAATCGGTATAAAGTTCTATAACACTGACCCACGCCCTGAAAGCGAGTTTGCCCTAGATTTTGAGAGTAAGTTGCTTGCCTAA
- a CDS encoding site-specific DNA-methyltransferase, with translation MAQKGRYTELPNKIGLYSTSRGSFIKNDNDVVLSFPFKDTVLEAGMSKEDVGRDERFLHQELDTKDIDTLEEPKVLTDFRYVDKDGERPLTASSDVSFFDDDGNLTQNLLIKGNNLLALYTLREKLAGKVKFIYIDPPYNTRTDANTFAYNNNFNHSSWLTFMRNRLEVAKELLTEDGMIFIDIDHYELFYLGVLADEIFGFENRIGVLAVVNNLGGRFNKFFSQAHENKIVYAKNAEKAEIKELVLDNSDRFQLEDELGRYKRRALQRSGDGSLREDRPTMFYPIFYNPDTQDITTSKPSSDGYVEILPIDTNGVERRWRWGKAMVEEKWQTEIEARKVDSEYRLFTKDRMKGEKPKTVWFKPEYSGASGTGSLKDLLGEKAFSYPKAVALVKDSIQISTEPNDIVLDFFGGSGTTAQAVMAQNAEDGGSRKFILIEQMNYVNNVTFKRLENAIKKYYGDTSFVYFELKKYNQEYLDAIMEATSIKELEDLYVDMRNNAFLKFWFDRAEFEKDENFRNKDLDGRKQALADILDENQLYLNYADMNDTRHTVSADEKALTDKFYGENEN, from the coding sequence ATGGCACAAAAAGGCAGATATACCGAATTACCGAATAAAATTGGCTTATACAGCACTAGCAGGGGCAGTTTCATAAAGAACGATAATGACGTTGTATTGTCTTTTCCGTTCAAGGACACCGTGCTGGAAGCAGGTATGAGTAAAGAAGATGTGGGGCGTGATGAACGCTTTTTACATCAAGAGTTAGACACCAAAGATATAGACACGCTTGAAGAACCAAAGGTGCTGACTGACTTCCGCTATGTTGATAAGGACGGCGAAAGACCGCTAACTGCGAGTAGCGATGTTTCGTTCTTTGACGATGACGGCAACCTGACGCAAAACCTGCTTATCAAGGGCAATAACCTTTTGGCACTCTATACTCTGCGTGAGAAGTTGGCTGGCAAAGTGAAGTTCATTTACATTGACCCGCCTTACAACACACGCACAGACGCCAATACGTTTGCCTACAACAATAACTTCAATCACAGTTCGTGGCTTACTTTTATGCGTAACAGGCTGGAAGTTGCCAAAGAACTACTTACCGAAGACGGTATGATTTTTATAGACATTGACCACTACGAACTATTTTATCTGGGCGTTTTGGCTGATGAGATTTTTGGCTTTGAGAATAGAATTGGTGTTTTGGCGGTAGTAAACAATCTTGGCGGACGTTTCAACAAGTTCTTTTCACAGGCACACGAAAATAAGATTGTGTATGCCAAAAATGCTGAAAAGGCAGAGATAAAAGAGTTGGTACTTGATAATTCAGACCGCTTCCAACTTGAAGACGAACTAGGTAGATACAAAAGACGTGCCTTACAGCGTAGTGGCGATGGTTCTTTGCGTGAAGACCGACCCACGATGTTTTACCCTATTTTCTACAACCCAGACACGCAGGACATTACAACAAGTAAGCCGTCATCTGATGGCTACGTAGAGATACTGCCTATTGACACCAACGGTGTTGAAAGACGATGGCGTTGGGGTAAGGCTATGGTTGAAGAAAAGTGGCAAACAGAGATAGAAGCACGAAAGGTTGATAGCGAATATAGACTATTTACCAAAGACCGTATGAAAGGCGAAAAGCCTAAAACGGTTTGGTTCAAGCCTGAATACTCTGGTGCGTCTGGCACAGGAAGTCTGAAAGACTTGCTTGGCGAAAAGGCTTTTAGTTACCCGAAGGCAGTAGCGTTAGTAAAAGACAGCATACAAATCAGCACAGAGCCTAATGACATCGTGCTGGACTTCTTTGGTGGTTCAGGCACTACCGCACAGGCTGTAATGGCTCAAAATGCCGAAGATGGGGGTAGCCGTAAGTTTATCTTGATTGAGCAAATGAACTACGTAAACAATGTTACTTTCAAGCGTTTAGAGAACGCCATAAAGAAGTATTACGGCGACACTTCGTTTGTGTATTTTGAGTTGAAGAAATACAACCAAGAATACCTTGACGCCATTATGGAAGCCACGAGCATAAAGGAACTGGAAGACTTGTATGTTGATATGCGTAACAACGCCTTCTTGAAGTTTTGGTTTGACCGTGCCGAGTTTGAGAAAGACGAAAACTTCCGAAACAAAGATTTAGATGGTCGCAAGCAGGCACTTGCCGACATACTGGACGAAAACCAACTATACCTAAACTACGCCGATATGAACGACACACGGCATACAGTGTCAGCAGACGAAAAGGCACTAACGGACAAGTTCTATGGCGAAAACGAAAACTAA
- a CDS encoding helix-turn-helix domain-containing protein produces the protein MMAYANKAFDAFTVKLGRKIQELREAKGYSQEKLAYLSDLDRVSIGYIEQGRRSPKLSTLFVLAKQLDVSVADFFTGL, from the coding sequence ATGATGGCATACGCTAATAAAGCATTTGACGCCTTCACTGTAAAACTTGGTCGTAAGATACAGGAACTTCGTGAAGCCAAAGGTTACTCGCAAGAAAAACTTGCGTATTTGTCCGATTTGGACAGAGTTTCAATTGGCTATATTGAGCAGGGTCGTAGAAGCCCAAAACTCTCTACCTTGTTCGTATTGGCAAAGCAGTTAGATGTTAGCGTTGCGGACTTCTTTACTGGTTTATAG
- a CDS encoding helix-turn-helix domain-containing protein: MNAKNDEPEYLTLAQASKFLQVSQPTLRNWDRNGTLKAFRLGTRKAMRYKKADLIKFIEKSN; the protein is encoded by the coding sequence ATGAACGCTAAAAATGACGAACCTGAATACCTGACGCTTGCCCAAGCGAGCAAGTTTCTACAAGTCAGTCAGCCAACGCTTCGTAATTGGGACAGAAACGGTACATTGAAGGCGTTCCGTCTTGGAACACGCAAGGCTATGCGATACAAAAAAGCCGACTTAATAAAGTTTATTGAAAAATCAAACTAA
- a CDS encoding septation protein SpoVG family protein, protein MVVSEVNVTPVKPNNGLIAIASVVLDDSIYLNSIAVYTKLDGSYRLLYPTKQVGNKSVGYHYPINRLTSRLIEDAVFKKCSELFEGSSNDRHGKNTPDL, encoded by the coding sequence ATGGTCGTAAGCGAAGTCAATGTAACACCAGTCAAGCCAAACAACGGCTTGATAGCCATAGCCAGTGTAGTTTTAGACGATAGTATCTACCTAAACTCTATTGCCGTTTATACCAAACTGGACGGCTCGTATCGCCTACTATACCCGACTAAACAAGTGGGCAATAAGTCAGTTGGCTATCACTACCCAATCAACCGACTAACTAGCAGGCTCATAGAAGACGCCGTATTCAAGAAATGTAGCGAACTGTTTGAAGGAAGTAGCAATGATAGACACGGTAAAAATACTCCTGACTTATAG
- a CDS encoding recombinase family protein, which yields MKNEVTDYEGVKAFNIARVSDPRQTDALPAQKLRLDAYSNRLKLNSEYYAFDETAYKEDRQKFREIVDNIKKYPNFCIVVFDKIDRFTRDASSDIVQTMKGLVKEGKIELHFPSDNLIYHKNSPASDKTRLGMGMVFGEYYSSAISDNVKRRQEQKVAIGEFPGKAPVGYKNINITDANGNIISKDIVPDPVRSKYIVKAYEMRLDGKSFRTIAKQLKEDGLRANTKGQGIVSQSQIQTMLMNPFYYGVMRYNGKEYPHKYQPIIEKRLFDKVQFLNEDRNNNSHKTLTRQVFTFSGIVRCATCGCSYSSYEKKGRVYMRCSKARRDTIDCNQPPVPEAELLPQVDDLLKQLSISESIVNQVLDVLKGEHDNIQLYYRNAIKETKDKVDVIDKRLETLYEDRLDGRITTPDYDKYVTRYKAEKEELEYRLVEYTNNDKSFILTASHLLELAQNARSIFQSSQPAQKNKILKALLANCQINEKRLQLNLLKPFSVLVDSTLSQNWLPL from the coding sequence ATGAAAAACGAAGTAACCGACTACGAAGGCGTCAAAGCCTTCAACATTGCTCGTGTATCAGACCCACGACAGACTGACGCCCTACCAGCACAAAAACTACGCCTAGACGCTTACAGCAACAGGCTCAAACTAAATAGCGAATACTACGCTTTTGACGAAACCGCCTATAAGGAAGACCGCCAAAAGTTTCGTGAGATTGTTGATAATATCAAAAAATACCCGAACTTCTGTATCGTGGTATTTGATAAGATTGACCGCTTTACAAGGGACGCTTCTAGCGACATCGTTCAAACAATGAAAGGCTTGGTCAAAGAAGGCAAGATTGAACTACACTTTCCATCTGACAACCTGATTTACCACAAAAACTCGCCTGCCAGCGACAAAACACGGCTTGGTATGGGTATGGTCTTCGGCGAATACTACTCATCGGCTATTAGCGACAACGTAAAACGCCGTCAGGAACAGAAGGTAGCCATTGGCGAGTTTCCTGGCAAAGCACCAGTCGGTTACAAGAATATCAACATCACGGACGCCAACGGCAACATTATCAGCAAAGATATTGTGCCTGACCCTGTTCGTAGCAAGTATATTGTCAAAGCCTACGAAATGCGTCTTGATGGTAAATCGTTCCGCACCATCGCCAAACAACTCAAAGAGGACGGCTTACGAGCCAACACAAAAGGACAAGGTATTGTTTCCCAAAGTCAGATACAGACTATGCTTATGAACCCCTTCTATTACGGCGTAATGCGGTATAACGGCAAAGAATACCCACATAAGTATCAACCAATCATTGAAAAGCGATTGTTTGATAAGGTTCAGTTTCTCAACGAAGACCGTAACAATAACAGCCACAAGACCCTGACACGCCAAGTCTTTACGTTTAGTGGCATTGTTCGTTGTGCTACCTGCGGTTGCTCATACTCATCTTACGAAAAGAAAGGGCGTGTTTATATGCGTTGCTCAAAAGCAAGACGAGATACGATTGACTGTAACCAACCGCCAGTACCAGAAGCCGAACTTTTACCGCAGGTTGATGACTTGCTGAAACAATTGTCTATTAGCGAAAGTATCGTCAATCAGGTGTTGGACGTCTTGAAGGGCGAACACGACAATATACAGTTGTATTACCGTAACGCTATCAAAGAAACCAAAGACAAGGTTGACGTTATAGACAAGCGACTAGAAACGCTATACGAAGACCGCCTGGACGGACGTATTACTACGCCTGACTATGACAAATACGTAACTAGGTACAAAGCAGAAAAGGAAGAATTAGAATATAGGCTCGTTGAATATACCAACAACGATAAAAGTTTCATTTTGACCGCTTCACATCTGTTAGAACTAGCCCAAAACGCTCGTAGTATCTTCCAAAGTTCGCAACCTGCCCAAAAGAACAAAATCTTGAAGGCTCTACTTGCGAACTGCCAAATCAACGAAAAAAGGCTTCAACTCAATCTGTTGAAACCTTTCTCGGTACTTGTTGACAGCACTCTTTCACAAAATTGGCTCCCGCTATAG